The genome window gtgtcaaataaataaataaaatcttaaNNNNNNNNNNNNNNNNNNNNNNNNNNNNNNNNNNNNNNNNNNNNNNNNNNNNNNNNNNNNNNNNNNNNNNNNNNNNNNNNNNNNNNNNNNNNNNNNNNNNataaataaaatcttaaaaaaaaaaaaaagaaagaaagaaagaaacagaaaatccccGAATGGGAAGTTTTTATGTAATGGGTAGGGTTTTAGTGTTGCAAGATAAAAGGAATTCTGGAGATTGCCTGCACAACATTGTGAGGGAACCTAATaacaccactgaactgtacacttaaaaatgattaagacagaggcacctgggtggcacagtcagttaagcaactgactcttggtttaacctcaggtcatgatctcagggtcctgagatcaagccccgggtcCCACCACACAGGGACACAGATctgctgaagattttctcccactctgctcctcccctatcCCTTGCACATGTgctttttctcactctttctctcaaataaatcttatttaaatgaTTAAGAGAGTAAATGTTGTGTTAGCTCCACTTTGCCACAATTAGGATATAGGATGTCTCTGCCTTcctgaaggaaaaaggaaatggtcAAAGTCCCTTTACTCTAGGCTTTCCACACAGAGACACCATCACAATGTgtgtcctccccctccccttacTTTCCCAGAGCAGGGAGGCACCAAGTGGCAGTGTCACAGTCACTCAGAAGTGGGAGGGGAGAAGTACACAGAGAAGCTTGCCTGCCTGGCTCGGCCATCACAGCATGTGTCCCTGAGCCACACCCCCCCAGCCCTAGCAGTAAATGTGGGACCACCTGCTCCATCTCCTGGCTGACCCCCATCCTGTTGCACCCTCAGATCAAGGACTGAGCTCCTGGCACCATGAACCCCACCATTGGCTTCGCTCTTCTGCTGACAGGTACTGGgcaaggggcagggctgggattccAAGTAccttggcttccttcccttcagaGAAGCTAGCTTCTTCCCTCCCAACCTCGGAGCGGgagatgacagagagagagggctctTTTTCATCCCTAAATCCGCTGAGTAACCTAGTTGCTCTTCGGGCTGCCTGAAGCAGTTTTTGGAAAAACAGTTCACTGAGTTTGCCCCATACTGAGCTGGGATCTCCAAATGGGAACCGGGAGCCTACATCAACTCCCCAAGATCTCCTGCCCTCTGGGACACCAGGACTAAAAAACATGAGGGAAGGAGGCTGGGTCTGCATCAGGGAAGTGAAAGTGGCCCCCAGGGACCTCTGGAGTGGGGAGAGGTACCCAAAAAGCAGACCCTTGTGCCCTCCCTGGCCAGACCACTCTCTCCAGTTACTGTGGGTGGGAGGTCCCCTGCTCTCCaggccccccccccaacttgggAGTGGGCACTGCTGGTGCCAGTCTTGCAGGTAGCCCGTGGGCAGAAAGTGACCAGCCTGACAGCGTGCCTGGTGGACCAGAGCCTTCGTCTGGACTGCCGCCATGAGAATTCTACCACCTCGCCCATCCAGTATGAGTTCAGCCTGACCCGGGAGAAAAAGAAGCACGTACTCTATGGCACTATGGGGGTGCCTGAGCACTCATATCGCTCCCGAACCAACTTCACCAGCAAGTACAATATCAAGGTCCTCTACTTATCCAGCTTCACCACCAAGGACGAGGGAACGTACACCTGTGAACTCCGGCTCTCTGGCCAGCCCCCCATCACCTCCAGCAAGAATGTTTCTGTGCTCAGAGGTGAGGCAAGCTCCCAACAAGGCCAAGTGAGCTGGAAGAAGAGGCTAGAGGGGAGAGGGCTGGCTAGGACAGCAGGCAGTCCCCTTAGCCAGACTAGAGAAGAGCGGGGCCCAgaacctctctcttcctccccccagcTACTGCCTGGTGCCCTGGGGAACCACTGCCTGCTTTGTGTATGAAGGGAAAGGCTAAGGGGACAGTGAGACAGGCGGAATGGTGTCACAGACACTTCTACCATGACCGGGCAAATCACTTGGCCCCACCCCCTGTCCTCCCCCATACCCCCCACCCTAGAAAACAGGGAAGACACTAGCTACCTCACCCAACGTTTTCTATAGAAGGTGCTTGATAAACGATTTGATATGACGTTTGTTCAAGACTCAGGAAGCTGCGAATAAGAAAGATAGTTGGTTCTACTAGAGCAGACTGGCCCTGGTTCCAGCTAAGCCAACATGGCACCAGTCTGCCCAAGGGAATGtgccccagctcagggcctgtGGCTGCGTGAATCCTGGGCCCTCTTCACTCCTGCCCTGCTCTTCCCCTCCATTCTCTTTCCACAGACAAACTGGTCAAGTGTGAGGGCATCAGCCTGCTGGCCCAGAACACCTcgtggctgctgctgctcctgctctccctgcctctcctacAGGCCATGGACTTCATCTCCCTGTGACTGCTTGGGCAGGAAGCCACATGGCCCCGGCCAGAGACCCTACTTCTCTGCGTTTGCTGACTCCCTCCCCCCCAAGTCCCTCACACAGCTCGAGGAACAATGGGGACTCCCCCACAAGGAATCCCAGCGCCGCATGCATCACCATCCCagccctctgccacccccccaccGTCTCACTCCCTCTCTGCACGCCActggctgtctttttttttttgtactcttTGTTCCAGAGCTGCTTCTATCTGGtttatccttccttttctttgggaGTTTGTGAAAAGGGAAGCCAGGGTTGGGGACGTGATGGAGAGTGAGGGAATGGAAGGGGTAGAAGGATAGAGGGTCCCAGGGGGACGAAGGAGGGGGGTCATCCTTGCCCACCAGGACCATGGGCCTGGGAGAAAcctggaaaagaaggaggaggaggtgcaTCTGGGCCTAGTACATCCCTCAGCAGGTGGGGATGGTGCCCAAAGACCCCGGATGTGAGGGCACTGCCAAGCGTTTGTGGCCCATAACAAGAGGACAGAACCGAACATCTCCGGGAGCATTCTCTGCCACAGCAAGAAGCTGTCTTTTTACCACTGCAGAGGTCCCCTTGGGATTGTGGGCCTGGCATGGCCAGGTGACAGAGCAGAATCTGCCTGGGAGTGGTGCTGACGGAGGGCTGcagacaggaagaagagagggtCCAGCATTCCTCTGTACCTGATGAAACTACAATTAAGAGCCTACTGTCCCTCACTACCTCAGCCAGCAGCTGAGCGGGTGGCAGAGGACCAGCCTCCTCCCAACCAGTCCCAAGCTCCTAGAGCTTCCAGAATTCTGACCTAGAGGCAGGAAGCCAGGCCAGGTAGAGTCCCTGAGCAGAGGAGTGTGTGGCCCGAGTGTTCAGGAggctcttctttccctccctggtCAGTGCCAGACCCCAGTGGCTGGAGGCTGAGCCTTCCGACAGTCCTCTGCTCTACAGGTTAGGCTTCTTGGGGGCCTgggaggtctggggtgggggaatCTGAGGCAGCCCTTGGAGAGAGACATGCCTCGATAGATGGCTGTTCCCaacccccagctccctgccccaccctggcAACAGTGTCCTGTCCTGTGACTGTGTATAGTGCACCACAGCTTCCGGTATCTCATTGAGGAAAAAGAGAACCACACAATAAAACCAAGCCTCTGGAGAATGCCTGTCTGCGCTTCTCTGCTTTGCTGCTCCGTCTGCCCCCAggtcctcttcccctcccttagTGGTACATCTAGGAGCTCCAAATCGCCCTGTGaagtctccctctcccctgccttcagcacttcccctcccctgctgcccccaggGTGGGGACGggggacggggggcgggggggacactGCATGCTGGACTTTCCAGAACAACTCTAACGTGGCACATTTGCCCCAATAAATGAATGTTCCATCTCCACTGACTGACCTGGCAGGAACAACAGACATACCTGCCTGAATGTGGGCCAAGCCACGTGGCCCAAGAGGCTAACAAGCACTATGGGGTAgagtctgctttttcttcttggaCCTGGTTGTTCTCAGAAACGCCCCCTCAAGGGACATCTGCTACAGAGAGGGGAAGTACAGGGGCATCAAGAGTAAGCATGGGAGGTGGCACAGTGGCAGTCCACGCCATTAAGATGTTAAAGACAAGTATGTCTTCAATCCGACACACCTATATCCAGGACTgcagggagcagggggtggggagaaaacaCAGCCTGCAGGGCCTGGTTCCCTCCCCTCAAAGTCAATGAGTAGCATGTGAACATCAGTGGTCATCCTGGTGCCGGGAGCTAGAACGGGACCGCGGGATGGTCCCAGGGTCCCCCAGAGAGCCCAGCCGGCTCTGCCAGGAAATGTGGGAGCAGAGGGTGGGGACTATCCACAGGCTCACTCATCTGGTATTCCCCACCATGTAGGCTGCTCTGAGCATTTACTTAAAGGCCCAGGATCTAAATTCATGCCACTGGCTCCCACTCTTCCTGCCACCTCCTATCGACGCCTGTGCCCTGCCAGCGGCCGTGCAGTGACCATACCCGAAGATGGCAAGAGAAGCCTGCAAGTTGGAGAGGGAGCTGCCTGTGTCATCGACCATGAGGCCCACATCACTCAGGATGGCGCAGCCGGCCTGGGGTCTCCAGAGGACACTAGGGGACACAGGCTCCTCTTGTTCTGCCCTGCTTGAGCTTCAAGGGCcatgccaagaaaataaaaagaggctttgtgggggagggaagaatgaaTGCCTTCCTTGGGGTAGTGAGAGTTAAAGGTGGAAGGACCTTCTGGAAGGAATTGGGAAGCCAGGTGTGAAGACTCAACTCTGCGTAAAGCCTCCTATGGGGCCTTTATCATACACTGGGGTGTGGTTTCCCTGGAGTTTAGCAGCCACACTCTGAGGTCCTGGTGAGCCAGTGCTGCCCCCTGCAGCCACACTTGGGAGAGGAGAACCTGAGGCCTGCCGCAGGTGAGGCTAGCTTAAGAAGCCACAGAGAGGCCATCAGAGAACCAAGGGCTctagaaggcaggaaaagaaaagaggggaatgggccagggggcggggggaaggccCTACAATTTAGAGTCTGGGCCATCGGGCCTCGCAACGTAAGCCAAGAAAGAACATACTATGGGCCAGGCATGACTGTCTTCACATGAGAAAACAGCCACCTCAGGTGAAGAGAAAGTGTTAGAGCTGGATCCCTTCAGAGTCCTAGCAaagcacgggggggggggggggggggtcatctgCTCTCTCGCACTCAGCCCAGGACAAAGGTGATATGGCCTTCCTGCCCAGGCTCTCAGCCTCAGGAGACTCGGGCCCCGAATGCTCCACCACCCTGACCCCTCAGGGAGGAGCAGGTCCTGTGAAGACTCCCAGGAGGCATCTCTGCCTGGCAGAGGGAGACCTGGAGCCAGGGAAAGGTATGGAAAGTggaagcatgggggagggggcaatgTGGAACCGGTGTGAAAGTTCCATGGAGGCCAAGTGTGAATGCACAGCCAGAAGGGCCCCTACATGGCCGGCAGTGCCCAGCTGTGGGCGTGGTCAGTGGAAGCCACCTGCCCAATCTACAGGAAAGCAGTTTCCTGAATTTGGTGGGAGCCCGGGCTGGATAACTCTGGTCACTTCACTCTTCAATGCCTCACTTCTCTACTATTCCAAATCATGAGTCCAGTTTGGCTGGACTCATTTATTTGTAGAAAAACATGAAGGTTCTGGTCCTGGGCCGagaagtaaaacacacacacagcctctggCTGAGGGAATCGACAGTCCAGtaagaagcaaagaaatgatCTCAGTGCAGTGATCAATGCTATGAGGAGGGCAAGCTGTGGTGGACACTGCTGGCTATTCCCACAACGTGCACGCTCCTCTTCCTCAGCATTAGGACCCACAAATTACAATTGGTATCTGTGGTCCAGAATAAAgactccctctcccagctcccgTGCAGCAAGATGTGCCTACATGGCCAAGTTCTTTCTGATGGGACATAAGGGCAAAATGATGTGGAACTTCTatgaagtgctttttttttttttaaagattttatttatttacttgacagacagagatcacaagtaggcagagaggccggcagagagagatagaggaggaagcaggctccttgctgagcagagtgcccgacttggggcttgatcccaggaccctgggatcatgaccggagcagaaggcagaggctttcacccactgagccacccaggcacccctatgaagTGCTCTTAAAGGGAAAATATATGCCTTTCTCCCCCATTTACCTTCCTGCTGGTTGGAATGTGGACTTGAGGGCTAGAACTAGAGCAGCCATATTGGACTAAGGGGTAGAAGATATGTGTAACAAATGACAAAGCACAAGATTCCTAGTATTGGTACAGCTGTCACAAGAGCCACGGACAACCATGTTTGTGCTACTGTTATTTGGAGTTTTTCGCATTCTCAACTAAACCCAAACGTATGTTTAAAAGAAGCCATTACTTAACGCTATTGAATCATagacttaaaaatggttaagatggtcaATTTCATATGTGTTTTTTACcacaacagaaggaaaaagaagaagccaaagtcaaacagagagacagaaagtaaaatggtggttatcaggggctgggaagagaagaaagaggggatAATGGAGAGTTAGTGTCtaatgggtacaaagtttcagttctggaaaatgaaaaatgttctggagatggatggtggtaatggtaGCAAAACAATAGGAGCCAGACTTACCACCACTGACCCACACCCTTAAAGATGGCTGAAATGGTCAATttcatgttatatgtattttatcacaatttttaaaaagcagcagcagcaaactAGGCAGAAGGGAACTTTCTGGACTGCTTACATGCGTGCATGCTTGCTGGGTCAAAAGTCACCAAACTACATATTGAAATGAGGGAATTTCATTGACTGTAAATTAGACCTCTCTAAGATACCATGGGAATACATAAGTAGCCAGGCCaaagggcttcccagaggaggagtCATGAGTATGAGTTAGCCCAAAAAGTGGGCTCTGTGATTTTATAAGCTGATTACAAAGAAAGGAacgttattttatttcttctataaccCGAAAAACatgggaagagaggggaagctATTATGGGTTCAGTCTGAGAACAGGCCTTGGCCTATCTTCTAGGGCAACTCACCAACACTGGTTGATAGAAAAGCTCTCCGAGCACACAGGCCCATCATCAGGGGCCCTGACCTAGTCAAtattcattcacacattcactAAGTACACACTCCACACCAGAAAGTATAATAGAACAGAAAAGTGAATGATACAGACAAGTTCCCACCCCACAAAATGGCTGCTGCTGTCCAGAGGATGACATTAAACAGGGAAACCAATGAATAAGTCTCGTGAGTATAGACCAGGTCATCTCCATGTAGGAGGTGATAAGGGGACACTTTAGTTAGGACAATAGGGGACAGCCTGAGGAGGGGGCCATTGGGTGGAGACCTGGAAGAGAAGCCGGCCGCCCTTTTCGAGAGCAGGAagcacatgcaggcagagaggaacaGTAAGGGTGTGCTCAAGGCGTCCAGGCGAGGGGTGGTACTCCCACCAATGTCTCTGAAAAGGCAGGTGTGAGCCAGGTCCTCTGCAGGTCACAGTGAAAAGTTTGCATTTTATTCTGAGGAGAGTGGGGAGGTGACAAAGGATTTGACCtacctaaaaatgtttttagaagctCCCTcttgctgctcagtgggaaatggATTAGAGAAGGACAACAGGAGAAAGACTATTATGGTAATCCTAGGAGACACTACAGCAGCTTGGACAAGAATTGTAGTGGCCAAAGTAGGAggagggaggcacctgggtgcctcagtgggttaaagcctctgcctttggctcaggtcatggtctcagggtcctgggatcgagccccccatcgggctctctgctcagcaggggcctgcttccccccacacccctccctctctctgcctgcctctctgcctgcttgtgatctctgtctgtcaaataaataaataaaatctttaaaaaaaaaaaaaaagtaggaggagGTGGTGACTTTCACAGACACACAAAACTGAGAGGTCTGGTGAAATCTGTCTGTGGATTTTACATCGGTTTCCCCATTCTGACATTGTACTATGGCTATGTAAGATGTTACCACTGGGGAAAACCGGGTGGAAGGTCCACGGGACCTCTTtatactatttttgcaacttcccataaatctataattattttaaaataattttccttttaattctcaaCAGCAAGCATGCActcaaaaaaaaagatggcaagtACTAActccagaggaaagaaaaaaggaattctaaTCAGAGCACATTACCCAGCTTGGCTAAAAACAACATTCACATCGTCACCCTCATATACAAACACTGAACTGTGGTGAGCACAAAACTTTagccagggtcacctgggtggctcagtgggttaaagcctctgccttccgctcaggtcatgatctcagggtcctgggattgagccctgcatggggctcactgctcagcagggagtctccttcccccacctccccccactctctctccgcctgcttctctgcctacttgtgatctgtcaaataaataaataaaatcttaaaaaaaaaaaaaaaacactttaaccAAAAGTTGTGATAACACAGATGGAAGTAGTCTAAATGCATTTGGGGGCACAAAACAGGCCTATAAGAATGCTAAACCTCATTCCCACAGGTGAAAGTAAACAGATAatactgaaaactgaaaatgtagGAAACGGTTATCTACATGAGAAATTCTAACATACAGACATAAATGGCAGAAAAACTAGACAAAATAGTTAAGAATGCTTGCTTTgggaaatgaaaattcagaatgGGGAAACACACTGCTTTTATGAGATAAAcctagtaatatatttttttctctataaatgtATCAGTTTGCTAGgcagtaaaaattaaatatatttaaagaaatatgttgAAGCCTGCCAAAGAACAGAGAGGACTTGCTTACTGGCGGTCTGGATGGAAGTGCAGGTGTtagaaagaggggaagaagaatTCCAGATGACCCTTGGGTTTTTGCTTGGGCAGGGAATGGAGGGTGATGCCATCTGTTGAGATAGAAAAGGCTGGGAGAGTATGGGGGTGGAGAAGTGGATGTATTAAATCTACAACACCCATCAGACATCCAAACAGAAGTAACTAGAAGACAGCTGGATATCCCAGTTCTGCTCACAGGGGAAAGTCAGGGTTAGAGCTAAAACTTGGTAGACGTCAGCATGTGGGTGGTAGGCACTGACCATGGGGCAAGTAAGATTATGCACAGAAACATCAAAGAGAATTAATCAAGCCCAAGCCTAGAATCTGAAGTGGTCGaatatttccagtttgggggaaAGCAAAGGAGATTAAAGAggagccagagagggaagaggaaagccaGGGGTCTGTggagccagagaagagaaagttTTGAAAAAGAGCAATCAACAAGGTCAGCTGCTGATAAGAAGTCAAGGAAGatgattaaataaaacttaaaaaaataaaagtcaagaaGATGAGGAGGACCAATTTGTTGGTGACTATGGTAGCTAGTCTCCAAAGATGGCACCCTTAATAAACCATGCCCCTGTTGTAAGCCTTTCCCCTTGAACCTGACATGGCCCTGTGTTTTGCTTATGACCAACAGCATATGGTCATGCTGCATGACCTCCAAGGCTAGGTCATAAGAAGCCTCGCAGCTTCCACCCCATTCTCCACGAATGCTCACCCCTGGGACACTCCTTCTTAGAACCCAGCTGCCCTTCTGAGAGGCTAAGTCACATGGTGGCCATGTGTAGGCACTCCAGTCACCAGACCCAGCTAAGGTCCCAGCCAATGGCCACCATCAACTGCCAGTCATGTCAGTGCACTGAGCCTTTGGATGACTCCAGGCCCAGCTGCTACTGACCGTAGCCTCCTGAGAAACCTCAAGTGAGAATTTCCATCACCACAGCAGCAAGAGATACATTAATAAGTTGTTTAAAACCGCTCAATTTTGAAATGTGACATAGCAATAGATAACCAGACAGTGACTTTAACAAGAGCAGTTCAGTGGGGTTCTGGTAATAGAAGCCAGACTGCAGCGATCAGTAGGGTGAGTGGGAGAGTGTGAACTGCTATTCCAGGAAGTCTTACTGTGATTGCTGTGGAAGGTGGTGTCCAGGagagtttggtttgtttttttaagttgggaGATACTAGAGCATGGGTGTATGTTGATAGTGATTATTCCTGGAGCAGAGAAAGACTAacgaaaggaggaagaagaatgcaacaaagcagggttctaaggaagCCCAGAGGGAGGGATCTAGAAGGAGAGAAGGCAAAGAAGACACGTGTGCAGGTGGGGAGGATTGTGAACCTGAAGGTGGGAAAGTCAGGGGTTTTCTCACAGGCAGCAAGGCTGTCAGCTGATTGAGAAGACGGAGGGAAAATGAGACAgctttgagaaaacagaaaatatgaaagagtCCTATCAATAAGTGGGTATGGTAGGATTCTAAAAACAGTCTCCCAAGATTCCCTACCTCCTAGTCCCTGGAGTCTATAAATGAGATGAGATGTCGCCCCATGACTGTGTTAAGTTAATGGCACAGACGATCTTAAAAAGGGGGATATTactggggcgcccaggtggctcagtctgtttagtattcaactcttgattttggttccggctcagagttgtgagatcaagttgTGAGATCTTAATCTT of Mustela nigripes isolate SB6536 chromosome 1, MUSNIG.SB6536, whole genome shotgun sequence contains these proteins:
- the THY1 gene encoding thy-1 membrane glycoprotein, translating into MNPTIGFALLLTVLQVARGQKVTSLTACLVDQSLRLDCRHENSTTSPIQYEFSLTREKKKHVLYGTMGVPEHSYRSRTNFTSKYNIKVLYLSSFTTKDEGTYTCELRLSGQPPITSSKNVSVLRDKLVKCEGISLLAQNTSWLLLLLLSLPLLQAMDFISL